The following proteins are co-located in the Pseudomonas sp. DY-1 genome:
- a CDS encoding NCS1 family nucleobase:cation symporter-1, giving the protein MAPTPLSAATPLDAPSADSVAPGAVALSPRLYSADLAPTRAANRTWGRYSLFALWTNDVHNIANYSFAIGLFALGMSGAQILAAFALGALVIYGLMNLSGYMGQKTGLPYPVMCRISFGIHGAQVPALIRAVIAIAWFGIQTYLASVVLRVLLAAVAPGLRELDQDSILGLSTLGWITFLGIWSVQLVIFAYGMEMVRRYESFAGPVILVTFAALAFWMYQRSGFSITWSTGEGYSGSTMWLKVLGAAALWVSLYGTMILNFCDFTRNCPDRRTISVGNFWGLPVNMLGFAFIAVVLAGAQFSIDGKLVQSPTEIVASIPNTAGLVLACLAFLIVTVAVNIMANFVAPAYVLTNLAPKLLNFRRAGLLSATIAVLILPWHLYNSPAVILYFLGGLGALLGPLYGIIVTDYYLVRRGRVNLPELYSESRDAAYHYRRGVNLRAVAAFIPSALIAIVLALLPAFESLSQFSWFFGAGLGALIHYAIAERHAEHPDVSGEEIAVDSAHH; this is encoded by the coding sequence ATGGCGCCCACCCCACTCTCCGCTGCTACCCCGCTCGATGCCCCATCCGCCGATTCAGTGGCTCCAGGTGCGGTCGCCCTGAGCCCGCGCCTGTATAGCGCCGACCTGGCGCCAACCCGCGCGGCAAATCGCACTTGGGGGCGCTACAGCCTGTTCGCGTTGTGGACCAACGATGTGCACAACATCGCCAACTATTCCTTCGCCATCGGCCTCTTTGCCTTGGGCATGAGTGGCGCGCAGATCCTTGCGGCCTTCGCCCTTGGCGCGTTGGTGATCTATGGACTGATGAACCTTTCCGGCTATATGGGCCAGAAAACCGGCCTCCCCTACCCCGTGATGTGCCGGATCAGCTTCGGTATCCACGGCGCACAGGTTCCGGCGCTCATCCGCGCAGTCATCGCCATCGCCTGGTTCGGCATCCAGACCTACCTTGCCTCGGTCGTACTGCGCGTACTGCTGGCCGCTGTGGCGCCGGGACTGCGCGAGCTCGACCAGGATTCGATTCTCGGCCTGTCGACACTCGGCTGGATCACCTTCCTCGGCATCTGGTCCGTGCAGCTGGTGATCTTCGCCTATGGCATGGAGATGGTGCGCCGTTACGAATCCTTCGCCGGGCCGGTGATCCTGGTGACCTTCGCCGCCCTGGCCTTCTGGATGTACCAGCGCAGCGGCTTTTCCATCACCTGGTCCACCGGTGAAGGCTACAGTGGCTCGACGATGTGGTTGAAAGTGCTGGGCGCAGCCGCACTCTGGGTGTCGCTCTACGGCACCATGATTCTGAATTTCTGCGATTTCACTCGTAACTGCCCGGACCGCCGCACCATCAGCGTGGGTAACTTCTGGGGGTTGCCGGTGAACATGCTGGGCTTTGCGTTTATTGCAGTGGTGCTTGCCGGTGCGCAGTTCAGCATCGACGGCAAGCTGGTGCAGAGCCCGACCGAGATCGTCGCCAGCATCCCCAACACCGCAGGCCTGGTGCTGGCCTGCCTGGCCTTCCTGATCGTCACCGTGGCGGTAAACATCATGGCCAACTTCGTCGCCCCGGCCTACGTGCTCACCAACCTGGCGCCGAAATTACTGAACTTCCGGCGCGCCGGCCTGCTCAGCGCCACCATCGCAGTGCTCATCCTGCCCTGGCACCTGTACAACAGCCCGGCGGTGATCCTGTATTTCCTCGGCGGCCTCGGCGCCCTGCTCGGCCCGCTGTACGGGATCATCGTCACCGACTACTACCTTGTGCGCCGCGGTCGGGTGAATCTGCCAGAGCTCTACAGTGAAAGTCGCGACGCCGCTTACCACTATCGTCGCGGCGTCAACCTTCGGGCGGTAGCGGCGTTCATCCCATCGGCGCTGATCGCCATCGTGCTGGCACTGCTACCCGCGTTCGAGTCCCTGTCGCAGTTCTCCTGGTTCTTCGGTGCCGGCCTTGGCGCACTGATCCACTACGCCATCGCCGAGCGCCACGCAGAGCACCCGGATGTATCCGGCGAAGAGATTGCAGTGGACAGCGCTCACCACTGA